The following coding sequences are from one Treponema bryantii window:
- a CDS encoding lysophospholipid acyltransferase family protein produces MIEKDKGRLEVLARIEEYEKKGWWSKDVEEDPPTIPLTPDKVDYLNKKLKNKIATLFVNIVAIHFIKKLVKTGQMIIKEIKGIENYEAIKDSGAVLTCNHFNPFDNFAIHYALFPYLYYKNGRALYKVIREGNYTNFPGLYGFFFRHCNTLPLSANFSTMKNFMAAMKVLLERGEKVLVYAEQGMWWNYRKPRPLTVGAFKFSVESNVPVLPIFITMNDSDKIGGDGFPIQEYTLHFLPAIYPDPNKSAKENMEMLRDKNYAAWKEVYETTYGIPLTYSCENSENN; encoded by the coding sequence ATGATTGAGAAAGACAAAGGCAGACTCGAAGTATTAGCACGTATTGAAGAATACGAGAAAAAAGGCTGGTGGTCAAAAGATGTTGAAGAAGATCCTCCAACAATTCCTCTTACCCCAGACAAAGTTGATTATCTTAATAAAAAGCTGAAAAATAAAATTGCAACATTATTTGTAAATATCGTTGCAATTCATTTTATTAAGAAGCTTGTTAAAACAGGCCAGATGATTATTAAAGAAATCAAAGGCATTGAAAATTATGAGGCAATTAAAGATTCAGGAGCTGTTCTGACTTGTAATCATTTCAATCCTTTTGATAACTTTGCAATTCATTATGCATTATTCCCATATCTGTATTATAAGAATGGAAGAGCTTTATATAAGGTAATCCGCGAAGGAAACTACACAAACTTTCCTGGACTTTACGGCTTTTTCTTCCGCCACTGTAATACACTTCCTCTGAGCGCTAATTTTTCTACAATGAAAAATTTTATGGCTGCTATGAAAGTTCTTCTTGAAAGAGGAGAAAAAGTTCTTGTTTATGCAGAACAGGGAATGTGGTGGAATTACAGAAAGCCCCGCCCTCTTACAGTTGGCGCCTTTAAGTTCTCTGTAGAAAGCAACGTACCAGTTCTTCCAATTTTTATCACTATGAATGATTCAGATAAGATTGGCGGCGACGGTTTCCCAATTCAGGAATATACTCTTCATTTCCTTCCTGCAATTTATCCTGATCCGAATAAATCCGCAAAAGAAAACATGGAAATGTTAAGAGATAAGAACTATGCTGCATGGAAAGAAGTTTACGAAACCACTTATGGAATTCCTCTTACTTACTCATGCGAAAATTCTGAAAATAACTGA
- a CDS encoding glycosyltransferase family 8 protein translates to MSRKIFKQKIPICFATDDNYVPFLTVALASLLDNASKENFYKIYVLTSHLSEENMNSIKKHKQENCSIEFVQLSKELDKVQDMFHLRDYYSKETYYRIFIPNLFPQYDKVLYLDCDITILGDVSELYNTQIHGYYVAAAQEEVMQTFEVFGNYVEQADGINRKEYFNAGILLINCRRWRNKFIAERFVDLLNRYTFRVVQDEDYLNVLCKGNVKKISLGWNKTSYKNDAFDDKDLKIIHWKINWRPWKYKDVLYEEHFWKYAKMTDFYERLITMRDSRTEEDKKKDELLMENLSKMAQDDADDPNNYYKTSGKKGFWVRFFKRIGIIIRFRLIINASIFRRKK, encoded by the coding sequence ATGAGCAGAAAAATCTTTAAACAGAAAATACCTATCTGTTTTGCTACAGATGATAATTACGTTCCATTTTTAACTGTTGCACTTGCATCTTTACTTGATAATGCATCAAAAGAAAACTTTTACAAGATTTATGTTCTGACTTCTCATCTTTCAGAAGAGAATATGAACAGCATAAAAAAACACAAACAGGAAAATTGTTCCATCGAATTTGTGCAGCTTTCTAAAGAGCTCGATAAAGTTCAGGACATGTTCCATCTTCGTGATTACTATTCAAAAGAAACTTATTACAGAATCTTTATTCCAAACCTTTTCCCTCAGTATGATAAGGTTTTGTATCTCGACTGTGATATTACAATTCTTGGCGATGTAAGTGAACTTTATAACACACAGATTCACGGATATTACGTTGCTGCAGCACAGGAAGAAGTAATGCAGACCTTCGAAGTATTCGGAAATTATGTTGAACAGGCCGACGGTATTAACCGCAAGGAATATTTCAATGCAGGTATTCTTCTTATTAACTGTCGCCGCTGGAGAAACAAGTTCATTGCAGAACGCTTTGTTGATCTTTTGAACCGCTACACTTTCCGTGTTGTTCAGGATGAAGATTATCTTAATGTTCTCTGTAAAGGAAATGTAAAGAAAATCAGCCTTGGCTGGAATAAGACTTCATATAAGAATGATGCTTTTGATGATAAAGATTTGAAAATCATTCACTGGAAAATAAACTGGAGACCATGGAAGTATAAAGATGTTCTTTACGAAGAGCATTTCTGGAAATATGCAAAAATGACAGACTTCTACGAACGTCTTATTACAATGAGAGATTCCCGAACCGAAGAAGATAAGAAGAAAGATGAACTTCTTATGGAAAATCTTTCAAAGATGGCACAGGATGATGCAGACGATCCAAACAACTACTATAAAACCAGTGGAAAGAAAGGATTCTGGGTACGCTTCTTCAAAAGAATCGGCATAATCATCAGATTCAGATTAATAATAAATGCAAGTATTTTCAGGCGAAAAAAATGA
- the ileS gene encoding isoleucine--tRNA ligase: MSFKPVDPKVDFPSQEESVLKFWQDNDIFKKSVSQREGAEDFVFYDGPPFATGLPHFGHFIPSTIKDIIPRYQTMKGKRVERRFGWDCHGLPVENLIEKELGLNSKHEIEALGIDKFNEACRASVLKYTSEWRKTITRMGRWVDFDNDYKTMNPEFMESIWWVAKSLWDKGLIYEGKYILPYCPRCSTVLSTHELAQGYKDVQDQTVTVRFKITKAPEGVNDLDMTNGKTYFLAWTTTPWTLPSNLGLCMGPEIDYVKILDKESGDFYIFAEARLSAYYKSEDAYEIIYRHKGKEFIGAEYEPLFPYFANLKDPKVCEEMSGQKCEKGAFRMFNAEYVSTEDGTGIVHIAPAFGEEDNKVFRGSGVPNVEPIDAECKFTKEVPDYQGLFVKDADKDIMKRLKDEGKLVKRDSVVHSYPHCWRCGSPLIYRGIGSWFVKVADYHDVLLRANSKINWQPNHIKEGRFGKWLAGARDWAVSRNRYWGNPIPIWRCDDPDCKHTVCVGSRQELKDLSGTYPDDLHKQFVDKITFKCPKCGKGTMRRIPEVFDCWFESGSMPYAQVHYPFENKEKFEKNFPANFISEGLDQTRGWFYTLTVLAAQLFDKPAFENCIVNGIVLAEDGRKMSKSLRNYTDPVEAINKFGADAIRLFLMHSAVVKADEIRYSDAGVRDVLKSIIIPWWNSYSFFVTYANIDNVTPTGHMFDSKLPSNPLDAWLLSITQKLIADVSAALDNYDLSGSIDPIVNFIDELNNWYIRRSRRRFWKSENDNDKTEAYESLYIALKTLTQVAAPFVPFITEEMFQNLKTSEDKESVHLCDYPTPNKAWINEELEFKMTTVQKAVSMGHSLRNQFNLKNRQPLASVALVTRNPSEKTVLSEMQDTIAEELNVKKVEFHDREDELVEYKAKANFKVLGKELGPLMKQAAGIIQTLSNEQIQSILEGTKLSIDVAGTTVELNEEKVIVERFEKDDLKVLNDGTLTVGLDSKITDELKKEGYVRDLIRGIQNQRKENGYNVTDRITLELGGDADLEAAYKMFADFISGETLAEKTSWNSSLTGAYEVEADDKKWSFKIEKA; encoded by the coding sequence ATGAGTTTCAAACCGGTTGATCCAAAAGTTGACTTTCCTTCACAGGAAGAATCAGTTTTAAAATTCTGGCAGGATAATGACATCTTCAAAAAGTCAGTAAGCCAGAGAGAAGGGGCAGAGGACTTCGTATTCTATGATGGCCCTCCGTTTGCTACAGGACTCCCACACTTCGGACATTTTATTCCATCAACCATTAAAGATATTATTCCACGCTATCAGACAATGAAAGGAAAACGAGTTGAGCGCCGTTTCGGCTGGGACTGCCACGGTCTTCCTGTTGAAAACCTGATTGAAAAAGAACTTGGACTTAATTCTAAGCACGAAATTGAAGCTTTGGGAATTGATAAATTTAACGAAGCTTGTCGTGCATCAGTTCTCAAATATACTTCTGAATGGCGTAAAACCATCACTCGTATGGGACGCTGGGTTGATTTTGATAATGACTATAAAACAATGAACCCAGAGTTCATGGAATCTATCTGGTGGGTTGCTAAATCTCTTTGGGATAAAGGTCTTATTTACGAAGGAAAATATATTCTTCCATATTGTCCACGCTGTTCTACAGTACTTTCTACACATGAACTTGCACAGGGCTATAAGGATGTTCAGGATCAGACTGTAACTGTACGCTTTAAGATTACTAAAGCTCCAGAAGGTGTTAATGATCTTGATATGACAAATGGAAAAACTTACTTCCTTGCATGGACAACAACTCCATGGACATTGCCTTCTAACCTTGGTCTTTGTATGGGACCGGAAATTGACTATGTAAAGATTCTCGATAAGGAAAGCGGAGACTTCTATATTTTTGCTGAAGCTCGTCTTTCTGCATACTACAAGAGCGAAGATGCTTACGAAATCATCTATCGTCACAAGGGTAAGGAATTTATCGGTGCTGAATATGAGCCATTGTTCCCATACTTTGCTAACCTTAAAGATCCTAAAGTTTGTGAAGAAATGAGCGGCCAGAAGTGCGAAAAGGGTGCTTTCCGCATGTTCAATGCTGAGTACGTTTCTACAGAAGACGGTACTGGTATCGTTCATATCGCTCCTGCATTTGGTGAAGAAGATAACAAGGTATTCCGTGGTTCTGGTGTTCCAAACGTTGAACCAATTGACGCTGAATGTAAGTTCACAAAAGAAGTTCCAGATTATCAGGGGCTATTTGTAAAGGATGCTGATAAAGATATTATGAAGCGCCTCAAGGACGAAGGAAAACTCGTTAAGAGAGATTCTGTAGTTCACTCATATCCACACTGCTGGAGATGTGGTTCTCCATTGATTTACCGTGGAATTGGTTCATGGTTCGTTAAGGTAGCTGATTATCACGATGTACTTCTTCGTGCAAACAGCAAAATCAACTGGCAGCCTAACCACATTAAGGAAGGCCGCTTTGGTAAGTGGCTTGCCGGTGCACGCGACTGGGCTGTAAGCCGTAACCGCTACTGGGGTAACCCAATTCCAATCTGGCGCTGTGATGATCCAGACTGTAAGCACACTGTATGTGTAGGAAGCCGTCAGGAACTTAAGGACCTCAGTGGAACTTACCCTGATGATCTTCACAAGCAGTTTGTTGATAAGATTACCTTCAAGTGTCCAAAATGTGGAAAGGGGACAATGCGTCGTATTCCAGAAGTATTTGACTGCTGGTTCGAATCAGGTTCTATGCCTTACGCTCAGGTACACTATCCGTTTGAAAATAAAGAGAAGTTTGAAAAGAACTTCCCTGCAAACTTCATTTCCGAAGGTCTCGACCAGACACGCGGATGGTTCTATACACTTACAGTTCTTGCTGCTCAGCTTTTTGATAAGCCTGCTTTCGAAAACTGTATCGTAAACGGTATCGTACTTGCTGAAGACGGACGCAAGATGTCTAAGTCTTTGCGCAATTATACAGACCCAGTAGAAGCTATCAACAAGTTTGGTGCTGATGCAATTCGTCTCTTCCTTATGCACTCTGCTGTAGTTAAGGCTGATGAAATCCGCTACTCAGATGCTGGTGTTCGTGACGTACTTAAGTCTATCATCATCCCTTGGTGGAACTCTTATTCATTCTTTGTTACTTATGCAAATATTGATAATGTAACTCCAACAGGTCACATGTTTGATTCAAAGCTTCCATCTAATCCTCTTGATGCATGGTTGCTTTCTATTACACAAAAGCTCATTGCAGATGTAAGTGCTGCATTGGATAACTATGATCTTTCTGGTTCTATCGATCCAATCGTAAACTTCATCGACGAACTTAATAACTGGTATATCCGCCGCAGCCGCCGTCGCTTCTGGAAATCAGAAAACGACAACGACAAGACAGAAGCATACGAATCACTTTATATCGCTCTTAAGACTCTTACACAGGTTGCTGCACCATTTGTTCCATTTATTACAGAAGAAATGTTCCAGAACCTTAAGACAAGCGAAGACAAGGAATCAGTTCACCTCTGTGATTATCCAACACCTAACAAGGCATGGATCAACGAAGAACTTGAGTTCAAGATGACAACTGTACAGAAGGCCGTTTCTATGGGACACAGCCTCCGAAACCAGTTCAATCTCAAGAACCGTCAGCCACTTGCAAGTGTTGCTCTCGTAACACGCAACCCAAGCGAAAAGACTGTACTTTCAGAAATGCAGGATACAATTGCAGAAGAGCTTAATGTTAAGAAGGTTGAATTCCACGACCGCGAAGACGAGCTTGTTGAGTACAAGGCAAAGGCTAACTTCAAGGTTCTTGGTAAGGAACTCGGACCTCTTATGAAGCAGGCTGCCGGAATTATCCAGACTCTTTCTAACGAACAGATTCAGTCAATTCTTGAAGGAACTAAGCTTTCTATTGATGTTGCCGGAACAACAGTTGAACTCAACGAAGAGAAGGTAATTGTAGAACGCTTTGAAAAAGATGACCTTAAGGTTTTGAATGACGGAACTCTTACAGTTGGTCTTGATTCTAAGATTACAGACGAACTTAAGAAAGAAGGTTATGTACGTGACCTTATCCGCGGTATTCAGAACCAGCGTAAGGAAAACGGTTACAATGTAACTGATAGAATTACTCTTGAGCTTGGCGGAGACGCTGATCTCGAAGCTGCTTATAAGATGTTTGCAGACTTTATTTCCGGAGAAACTCTTGCAGAAAAAACAAGCTGGAACTCAAGTCTTACAGGCGCTTATGAAGTAGAAGCTGATGATAAGAAATGGAGTTTCAAGATTGAAAAAGCATAA
- a CDS encoding lipoprotein: protein MKKHNLRSRKLFGMTSILLVLLLAGCKSAPAGRPVDALELIDDQSAFYIAVPKEADNILIERIITGFYKDATESDAKMIADHVNKIYCGLNRSKHETEVQASVEGSIPSSFIPKVLNAKKGWVVNDFTPAESLNKYKVYTGPVEMTFPSPKIACIGRGLEGMLTKYDRLAALPADDTTELYSDLDEELTSYLKGAENEIRFFANKPQSFLTILTGAQLDLKLIDVKGNFTTDPKHPNQYFLDLDFRFKNGTFLKAGRTLLILAFGLTNSQEEIIGDSELIINDIRIDKQQLYKLLSL from the coding sequence TTGAAAAAGCATAATTTGAGATCCCGAAAGCTTTTCGGGATGACAAGTATTTTGCTAGTTCTCCTGCTTGCAGGCTGTAAATCTGCACCTGCAGGCAGACCTGTTGATGCTCTGGAATTGATTGATGACCAGAGTGCCTTTTATATCGCAGTACCTAAGGAAGCTGATAATATTCTTATAGAACGTATTATCACAGGCTTTTACAAAGATGCTACAGAATCTGATGCAAAAATGATTGCAGATCACGTAAACAAAATTTACTGTGGTCTCAATCGTTCAAAGCATGAAACAGAGGTTCAGGCATCTGTTGAAGGTAGTATACCATCATCATTCATTCCTAAAGTTTTGAATGCAAAAAAAGGCTGGGTTGTAAATGATTTTACTCCTGCTGAAAGTCTGAATAAATACAAGGTTTACACTGGCCCCGTTGAAATGACTTTCCCTTCACCAAAGATTGCCTGTATTGGACGTGGCCTTGAAGGTATGCTGACTAAATATGATAGATTAGCAGCACTGCCTGCAGATGATACAACGGAATTGTATTCTGATCTTGATGAAGAGCTTACTTCATATCTCAAAGGTGCAGAAAATGAAATCCGCTTTTTTGCGAATAAACCTCAGTCATTCCTTACAATTCTTACAGGTGCTCAGCTTGATCTTAAGTTAATTGATGTAAAAGGAAATTTTACAACTGATCCAAAACATCCAAATCAGTATTTTCTTGATTTAGATTTCCGATTTAAAAACGGAACCTTCCTAAAGGCCGGAAGAACACTTTTAATTCTTGCATTTGGACTTACTAATTCTCAGGAAGAAATTATCGGAGACAGTGAACTAATTATAAATGATATCAGAATAGATAAACAGCAGTTGTATAAACTGCTGTCGTTATAA